In a single window of the Elaeis guineensis isolate ETL-2024a chromosome 4, EG11, whole genome shotgun sequence genome:
- the LOC105043851 gene encoding LOW QUALITY PROTEIN: NAC domain-containing protein 96 (The sequence of the model RefSeq protein was modified relative to this genomic sequence to represent the inferred CDS: inserted 2 bases in 1 codon) has product MSLSLPPGFRFHPTDDELVGYYLKRKWMGLXFDLEVIPLIELYKFDPWELPDKSFLPKRDMEWFFFCPRDRKYPNGSRTNRATASGYWKATGRDRKIICESSVHGLRKTLVFYRGRAPGGERTDWVMHEYRLCEYRSDGSSNFVGAFSLCHIVKRHDHGQKIGDLQGESRARKGHSSAMTDFSPKMCFSNVLSTSEENQSVVIDLNRSNGSTRSNSLENLRGNELHQIMIDSDQTDLCRSRVVSDASKVSSPKEGISESMITNVFPSSIEICTPCNPSPFSSCENFREEAYMIDELNGHGCSSSCPSPVYCMDMFSSVEDITLQSLEWDTPKYMNASSSVAGIETWNPVFPPPICRQASVGEEVNLWFQDDSMVIVN; this is encoded by the exons ATGAGTTTGTCTCTGCCTCCTGGTTTCCGTTTCCATCCCACGGATGATGAGTTGGTGGGATACTACTTGAAGAGAAAGTGGATGGGATT ATTTGACCTTGAGGTTATTCCACTGATCGAGTTATATAAGTTTGACCCGTGGGAGTTGCCAG ACAAATCATTCCTGCCAAAAAGAGACATGGAGTGGTTTTTCTTTTGCCCACGAGATCGTAAGTACCCGAATGGTTCACGCACTAACAGAGCTACAGCATCAGGCTATTGGAAAGCCACTGGTAGAGACAGAAAAATTATCTGTGAGTCTTCTGTGCACGGGCTCAGGAAAACCCTTGTTTTTTATCGTGGAAGGGCTCCTGGTGGAGAAAGAACTGACTGGGTGATGCATGAATATCGTCTTTGTGAATATCGTTCTGATGGATCTTCCAATTTTGTG GGAGCTTTTTCTTTGTGCCACATAGTGAAGAGACATGATCATGGGCAGAAAATAGGTGACCTCCAAGGAGAATCCAGAGCTAGAAAAGGTCACTCTTCTGCCATGACAGATTTCAGCCCAAAAATGTGCTTCAGCAATGTCTTGAGTACCTCAGAAGAAAATCAATCTGTAGTAATAGATCTGAACAGAAGCAATGGTTCAACTCGAAGCAATTCCCTGGAAAACTTAAGGGGGAATGAACTACATCAAATTATGATTGATTCTGATCAGACAGACCTCTGCAGATCACGAGTTGTTTCAGATGCCTCAAAG GTTTCTTCACCAAAGGAAGGCATTTCTGAATCAATGATTACAAATGTGTTTCCTAGTTCAATAGAAATTTGCACACCTTGTAATCCTTCTCCTTTCTCATCCTGTGAAAACTTCAGAGAGGAAGCTTACATGATTGATGAGCTTAATGGTCATGGATGCTCTTCATCTTGTCCGAGTCCTGTATACTGCATGGACATGTTCAGCAGTGTGGAAGACATCACATTGCAGAGTCTCGAGTGGGATACACCAAAATATATGAATGCATCATCAAGTG TTGCAGGAATCGAAACCTGGAATCCAGTGTTCCCCCCTCCAATTTGTAGGCAGGCAAGCGTAGGAGAGGAAGTCAACCTGTGGTTTCAGGATGACAGTATGGTCATTGTGAATTAA